A part of Manduca sexta isolate Smith_Timp_Sample1 chromosome 10, JHU_Msex_v1.0, whole genome shotgun sequence genomic DNA contains:
- the LOC119188942 gene encoding uncharacterized protein LOC119188942, which translates to MVTITIRSRVDTNFELQIEAYVLKNITSCLPERKLEPFDWIEINGLYLADPEFNIPNKIDMLFGANVYSHILKEGMKRSPNGNFIAQSTKLGWIISGTVNERSSEDKENSNVISVLHTRAEEDILKKFWELEEQLPRSTWSEEEQACEEIFKRTTNRTPEGRYIVNLPFREDFAQCQNNGSLEIAIAKFKSLEKRLSKDLELKASYKEVINEYLQLGHMRTVEEKDEKAHEAKDNIEKNTEKFSKEIKIDDITKILGLTWDRCDDNFRYSVNLPKKSEPETKGQLCLQSPGYMTHWDGLHRV; encoded by the exons ATGGTTACAATCACAATAAGATCAAGAGTCGACACAAACTTTGAACTGCAAATTGAAGCCTacgtgttgaaaaatattacgtcatGTCTGCCTGAAAGGAAATTAGAGCCATTTGATTGgatagaaataaatggtttatatttGGCAGATCCGGAGTTCAACATTCCGAACAAAATTGATATGTTGTTTGGAGCCAATGTGTACAGCCACATACTAAAAGAAGGCATGAAGAGGAGTCCAAACGGAAACTTTATTGCTCAAAGTACGAAGCTCGGATGGATAATATCAGGCACTGTCAATGAGAGGTCAAGCGAAGATAAAGAAAATTCGAACGTTATTTCAGTATTGCATACTAGAGCAGAAGAagacattttaaagaaattttgggAATTAGAGGAACAATTACCAAGATCAACATGGTCAGAAGAAGAACAAGCCTGTGAAGAGATTTTCAAAAGGACAACAAATAGAACACCGGAAGGgcgatatattgtaaatttacccTTCCGAGAAGATTTTGCCCAATGTCAAAACAATGGATCATTGGAGATAGCAATAGCTAAGTTCAAATCATTGGAAAAAAGACTCTCGAAAGACTTGGAACTCAAGGCCAGTTATAAGGAAGtgattaacgaatatttacaactAGGGCACATGCGAACAGTTGAAGAAAAGGACGAAAAGGCACACGAAGCA AAAGACAATATAGAAAAGAACACAGAAAAGttcagtaaagaaattaaaatagacgacattacgaaaatattagGTCTTACATGGGACCGTTGCGatgataattttagatattctgTGAATTTACCCAAGAAGAGTGAACCAGAAACAAAAGGTCAATTATGTCTACAATCGCCCGGTTATATGACCCACTGGGATGGATTGCACCGAGTGTGA